A window of Liolophura sinensis isolate JHLJ2023 chromosome 4, CUHK_Ljap_v2, whole genome shotgun sequence genomic DNA:
taccggtacggcgtaaaacacagatgtaataaataaacgaatGCCGTAAACAAATGCCCTGGATAATTCTCCGCCTAATGTTATCATGTGTGCGTTGGGCGATTCTGTCGAGCTTATCTGTCAAGAAGCCATttttgttaatgtaaatgccGTTAATAGTGTTATTCAGAACGAAGTTTGGGAGCTATCAATCACCATCGATGTGCCTTACAGTGAGTCGAAACTCTTTCGCTCTTAGCATCTTTAAAATTTGAATGGGGAGAATTTCACCACTGAAATGAAGAAAGTTAATTCTTATGAAAGAAAAGATGAAGTACTGGAGAATGAACACTTACGATTATATTTTTTGTCCGTTGTCTTGCTTTCATGATTTTCTGTTCTATATTTCAGTTTCGAAATGCCTTGTGAGGATATCAGCAAGGGGGAAACATTTCCCGATGAAAAACATTGCTCTGTGGGATAGAATGGTGCAATTAGACGCAAGAGGAATGCGGCTGAGAAGCCAACAAACCCCgctactttagataaagagaaggGGTTATTTGTCGCTAACCTATTAGAATGGACGTAACATACTCACCATCAGATGTCGTTTGGCAGAAAGATGTTCACTGGTGGAATGGAAGCACGTGGCTGAATAACACGTTGAAGAACGTCACAAAACACAAGACAAGGGATGAAGAGTTGGCCAAAATAGAAATTGCGGTACTGGCAATTATTTTGGTGCTGGCAATTTTCGGCAATACTTGTGTCCTCTTAGCTCTGAGCAGAAAACGAACGAATGTGTCTCGGATGCATATATTCATTATGCACCTCAGCATTGCGGACCTACTGGTCGCCATCTTTAACGTCTTGCCTCAGATGCTTAATGATATCACATTCCGATTTCAAGGAAACGACTCTTTGTGTCGATTTGTAAAGTACATGCAAGTCGTAGTAATATATCTCTCTACATATGTGTTAGTCATGACGGCAGTGGATCGCTACAGGGCAATCTGCTTCCCGTTGTCGAACCACTCATGGACTGCTAGGCGAGTGCACTTGATGGTTGTTGGAGCTTATTTTATTGCTTTCACTCTGAGTACGCCGCAATTATTCTTGTTCCACTATGGACGTACAGTTACCGGCGAAATGGATTGCTTGGCAAACTTCGACCCCTTTTGGTTGGTTAACGTTTACGTCACGTGGTTTACGGCAGCCGTGTACATCGTTCCTTTACTCATTTTGACGTTTGCATATGGCTCAATTTGCTACACGGTATGGTTGCGCTCCAGACAACAAAAGTCCGCCAGCCACCCTGCCAAAGTCATCCACGAGGTACAGTACAAAAGTACGGCAAGCACGTTGAATTCTGCTGCTGAAATTTCCAACCGTGTCCACAGGAAAGATGTCCATCCCAGAAGCCATTCATGCAGGGGATTCTCACGTGCGAAAATCAAAACAATCAAGTTGACTTTCGTTGTCATTTTGGCCTACGTTATCTGCTGGTCGCCGTTTTTCATTTCTCAGTTATGGTGGCTGTACGACGAATCCGTCGCTGAAAAGCGTAAGTGGTAGAGACAGCACGGCTAGGCCGCTCTGGTCCATATTTTGTGGTCAATTTTACCAACACATCATTGCATAGTTACGGTGTTTttcgacgtactcaagaatatttctcttagaTGAAGCAGGTCAGATTCATGCGTGGGGGAATTAGGTAAAGGCAGAGAAAATAATCGCATCTTATGAGGTACCGGATGAACCATAATATAACATCGGAGTAACACAAGAATATCGACAGCAACAGCTCGGTTCTAAGATGCAGAAACTCGGGTGGTACATAATATTTGGGTGGAAAATGGCTCAATCTTGAACTGGTCCTCCCAGTTCAGACTCATGAAGGCGCTCCTAAAAACGACTCTAAAGGGCCCACTGCAAAGTTGGCGAATATCTCATGGtgagaggcctccgtggctcagttggttagcgcgcaagggcagcgtaatgacccaggagtctcacaccaatgaggtcgccgtgggttcaagttcagctaatgctggcttcctctccggccatacgagggaaggtctgttagcaacctgcggagggtcgtaggtttcccccgggctctgctctttttccacccaccatgatgctggccgccgtcgtataagtgaaatattcttgagttcggcgtaaaacaccaatcaaataaataaataaataaatatctcatgGTGCACACGTTTTTGTCCTCACCCATCTAAACTCCTTGCCCATAAGTAAAGCGACACAGATCAGGTTAAATTACTTGGCCattcttcatttaatcaagctagcgatgtCCAACATGATCTCCCCTGATTTACTCAGCCTCTTCAAAGCcctgaactttccttcataaatatgcacgACTCATGGCCCAATCAGATTCCACGACCGGCACCATAGTTGCTGACGATGATaggagttaaaaaaaacatgggaTGTATCTGTAGTTACAAATATGCCGtgaatggaataaatttatttcacagtagACATAGAAAACTACTAGAACAAAAAATAACTCCCTGCACATAGACTTGTCAAAGGTTATCCTTGGGACGGTCATTTTAAAGCAACACAGGCATGACAGAAATTAGTGGCGAAATGACAACAACATACGCTGCATTGGTTGTTCGACCGCTTTTAATGTCACCGGTAATGAGTGATAGCAGAGTGGTTTTCCTCTGCCTGTTCCTTTCGATAAAGGGACATTACCGTTCATAGCACTGTTTATTTCTGGTGTATAATGTTGTGTCAAGGAATGAATCAGAACTTAGATGCATTTGCTTCGAAGAAAGAaaaccgcttcggtggcttaatggttagagtgtgcgcctcgaagtcgggagacccggaaACAAACCCGGGTCGAgtaataacaattttaaacattacatacatttgttttgttttgttttttgaaggAAGCAGCTgtaattaacaaaaaatacGTGGGTTTTGTTAGCATGGGTGTACATATGAACCTATATCTGAAATACTTGGAGTAAAGTAAACTGAAATTAAGCATTTTAACATCAGTTTTAGAGCATTCGTTCTTGAAGTAATCGTACAAGATCCCTGTGGGAGACAGGTTCAGTTTTCTGTCTATAATTCCTGAAAACCAATGAATTTGACAAGAGAAATAGtcttttgtctttgggagttatccccctttgaATCAGGACATGAGGGGAAAATCAAGCAATGAACTCTTGTTTGACAGTCAGATGTATGTCATACCGTACGTTGATAATTTCATGACACGAAATTATATCTCAACAAAAGGTCATCTTCTCGAATTGCGAAAAGTTGCAATTTCTGCTCAATTAGAATTACGTAAAACACTTACGTATATAAATACTCGATTATATTCATAtgagtgtatatttatttatttattgattgatttatttatttatttatttatttatttatttatttatttatttatttatttatttatttatttatttatttatttcattggtgttttacgccgtactcaagaatatttcacttatacaacggcagccagcattatggtgggtggaaaccgggcagagcccgggggaaacccacgaccatccgcaggttgccgacagaccacACGAGTGTATAGATTGATACATTTACTGGATATCATCGCATTACAAGGATTACGGCGACTTGTTAACTGGACGGGAAAGACGTCGGTGTAGAAGACATTGGGCAAATATTTGTTGGTCATTGGGTGATTTCCGATTGATACCTGTTTTCCATTACTTCTCTTTTATTCACATTTATCAGTAGATGGAACAGTGCATCTATACTGAGTTACCAGTAACTATTGAAGGCGATAATTTTGGATGGCTGAATGAAACTCCCAAACCACCGGTTGCTGATTTGTATCATTATGAGAATGTCGTAGCATAAACCCAGCATATCTGCAATACAACAGAAAAGACTACAGTACAGGAAGTAAAGCTTGAGAAGCAACGAAATGACCACACGTAATCGATGAAATCTGGTTTCATGTCAGTTTGTCTCAGTTAGgtgtttattctaactgctctaCTTTAAATAGTACTAACTCAGCCGTTATTACTACTGTCTTTGCAGAGTACGCCGTCATCATGATGCTGCTGGCAAGTCTTAACAGTTGTTGTAACCCATGGATATACCTGGCATTCAGTGGAAATCTTCTCTATCATATCATACCTTGTAAATCCTTAAAACCACAACGGAAATCGACCCAGTTCACCACGCAGCCAACGGGACAATCCAAATCCAGGAAAGACGGTGATTCCATTGAAATGCCAATTCTGGAGGGCCGGGGATCGCTCACGGGGCAGTCTAGTCGATTCACTCGCTTAACGTCTTTAAAATGGGAAGTGAATTCCATCGAATCTTCTTCCCCGAAAAAGAGTCCCTCTCCTCGAAGTTCTTCTCTAAAGAGCCTCGTGTCTCCGCATGTGAACCGAAAGTTCCAAGTGAGGGAGTTGAACGCCGACAGGGAAGCCACATCGGGGATGATGATATCCGAGAACACGGCAGTTTTACCCATGAGAAACGGACAAAAACAATGTTTGCTTGGGGAAACGGATTCTTTAGAATCTGTGCATTCTGCTGCCGTTTAAATTTTGTATAGATTTCCCTAAAACATCGGCTTGACATTTCCATATGGATACATACTGATGGATTACCtttgtcataaatattcattaataGTGTGAGTGGCCTATGCTACTAATCCTCCCCTGATCGCACGACGATTaggaatattgttttcatttgctGACACATTATCCTCTAAAAAGCGGAAGTGAATTCTCCCGTCAGAAGCGTTACAATGATATTATACGTATGTTAAAGGAGACGAAAACTTAAAATTGTGAAactacaggctgaaaagagcacatttttttctatctggtgctgcctgctgcataattttgcgatttttcctcgccacacacgtacagcctgaaaacggcaaagctggcataaatcgctgagtccatcgcgtcctccatctttaaaaccctgtaatttatactgggggtgtgttgcctctgttccaatgagagtcgttaaaactgccggcttgttcgtgtaaactcggaacctacgtccaacattccggtgtcCCGATCGTTAatcggaaaacgaactgtactttTCGCTACCTCCTGGGAAGAAGAGCTCTACccgaaatgtacgaactgcacattggcggtttccaacggcaattctcctcctaacacagaagacttcaggactagttcttaggcaaaatggagtcgcccacagcggattttggcgctgactttatttataagttatcaacttgaggtacatattagaactttttatggcatgcacctgcgaagaaatgcatactcttttcaatggtatttgtttaatatttaagttttcttcttctttaagaGTGTGCACCTCGGTTACACAGGAGAATAATTCCTTCTTTCTGGTTAGGTATGCGTTTCTTGCTtcgttgttatttttttctttctgtgctcGATAAGTTCAAGACAAGGACGAGTGTTTCTGACAGTGATGATAGTCGTAGAAGTGCAGTTATCACGGTAGTCAGAGATTCCTTTGGCCTTCATCTATAAATAGCTGACCAGATTTAtgaataatcagtgagaaaaaCGATTAAAGCGGCAAAGAATGGAATGTCACTTGACTTGCGTTCAGCATCTGATCTACTGGTACGTCTTATGAATTCCACATGTACCATGATTTTTatcacaagacaaaaaaaagactAGCCAATTATATATTTGACCGGTGTTGTATGCCTCATTCAGGAAGGATTCAATTATACCTCACCTGCCAGGCttatgtttggaggaaaccactgatCAAGTAAAGACATTCGCCTAAGTTTTCACTGTGTCATTTTAATTCTTCAGAagtcataataataaaaaggCTCAATGTTGAAAAGTAAATGTACCGCGTACAACCTTTATTGTCTGAAATCTTCCAAATGTGTTACTGCAAATATGTACAGGTCTCACACTTTGGCATATAGATACAAAATTGAGTAAATCTGTGCACAACTTCAACAATCCTGGCACTGCTGATGAGTTGCTGGTACTTTAATCATCGGTGAATGTCGACAAAGCATTAAAAACGCACCAGAGGTAAAATGTGGAACTGATGCTAATCCaaattttatttggtgttgGCGGTGTATTACATTCACACTCGGATAAGTCATATATGCATTAGTAATAACAAGTGGCGTTGGAAGTGCACAATTTTAATACACAGGAAGTGGAACATACAAGAGGTCCGATGGGATCACCCCTGTTTGCAATGCATGCCACATAACACCTTCTCGTGGACACTAACAGTCTCTGGATAACAGCTTGTGGGATCCTACGTCACTCATGTTGTAGCCTAGGACAAACTCTGGATCTCTAACGTTGGCGATTTGGGGTTGACGTCCGATTCGCGCTCGATGGGAGATTGATTGGGAGATAAGGCAGGTCATATCATTGTCTGTTGTACATTATTCTGGATCAGGAAATCCATAGAAGCACATGCTGTATGTGCTCTGGTATTGTCCTGTTGCAGCTAGCCCAGTTGACGGAAACGGAGGACAACGCGATGTCTTAAAATGGCGTCTCTGTAGTAAACTGCATTAACACGACCAATGATACAGGTGATGAAAAGTGATACTCTCCCATACCATCACACTTCCACCACCACGCCGATCACACAATCAAGATAACGTTCACCACCACAGGCCAGAGAACGCTATGCCAGTGTCGAAGTAGCAGTTGTCTGTTCTGTCTTGTGATGGCACTGTGGTGACATCCAAACCTTGCTGCTATGACCCTTGTAGTCAGGCCAGCTTCAGTCAACGCAATGGCTCATTCCCGATCCTCACGTGTTCCCGCTACACGGATTGTGCGGATAGCCTTTGAATGTCTTCCCTTTATACCCCATTTCTGCACCCAAAGGTAATGTCTATTTGAAATTGTTGTGCTTTTATTGTGTAAAAACGTGCTTTTCAGTCCTGTTCCCTTTTGCGTTTTGGTGACGACTCACACAAAGGCTATCAAACGTGACAATACCTTTGGAGCACCATTAACCATTATTTCCGTTGTTATTCTCAAACTATCATGATATTTTCATAGATTCATGTTGGTGCGTTTTTAAAGCGAGTCAGTATATTATGTGTCTGTGTCATCAGAATAAATTTGCGAAGTGTGTGATAAAAGTCCCAACAGAGGTTGATTTTCTCATAAATAGCAATGAACGACACTTATTCGTAAAAACCAAATATCACGTGTTCTGTAAATGCTATTTTCCTTTTTCGTTATTGGGTCCGGCCGTTATAAGCGATTAAGAACCCATATTGTtgttgcattttatttaattttatgccTAATGTGAAAATAGATAACCAAATCGACaaggttttctttttcaaaagtgtattagcataCTGACATTAGGTTAGGTTTTATTGTCAGACTTTGAGCGAAACCCAGCAGCCAATCACAGGAGCTGTAGTTCAGTTTGACCCCACATATGATACAGTGAGGAGAGACCAGATTGGTTGACGGGTCGATCGTCATCAGAGAGTTAGCCTCGCCCACTAGTTGGTTTTCCAGGCCTTCTTGgaaaaagggaaataactttTATTAGATCCGAGTCAGAATGTGGCTGAAAACTTTAGCTTGAAAGAACAACCTGATAACATTTCTCCCTTCTTTTTGCTTATAACATTGCAGCAAAACATATAATGGCGGCGTTTTTCAAAGGTCTAATTAGaatcagtgaaatgaaaatatcatttatattttcGCCAAAGCGTACAGATGGAAAAGGAAATAATCTTGATTCTACATCGGCCTACATTTCTCTGGCAAAGCAGAATGTATTTCCAAAAGCGTTTCTTTTATGGGTATAGAATGCCCATAACCTTTGACTTTTATGTTGATACTAACAAATATGCACCGTTCACGGCATAAAGTGTAGGCATGTACACTATGTATAGTGTagttattttaatttcatttttgttctctttgtttttcacataaTTTTGTTGCGTTGTATACCTGAATGTGAGGGTCAGTTAAGCTTTTCATGCGAAATTGTAGTTTTAGGTGTTATTTCGGTAACAAAATGATGCACAACTGTATGCCAGTAGTGTGtcatacatacaggtaaatgtgagtTCCTACCTTTATCTATATTGTGTAAACACAGGTTATACAAATAAAGGCCCTGTGTTACGATGGATATCAATCGAGACCATTAAAGTagaagaaagctaaaatatgaagtaatcTTCATcatacaaacaactgaaaactgtgcgtaagaatactttcatttagattttttttagacttttttaagagtgtgggctttatgagccaaaCTGCCGGTATCtaagaactctgacgtcacatcaccttttttcgctgttgttcaccagaaggaaggaattttggggaatcTTCTATccgtaatcttttactcataggtaaaaagagttattccaacattcagtgttgtgattagagttggaaaaactccCAGAGTTCCTaccctctgatagtatggtccataaacctaccttagaattcaaatctttgagcgcatttaactcttttcacaaaattttttaaaaataaatagaagtatatttatacatagtttaatgtggtctatttagtgatgcctactttgatctttagatgtcttttcctttaatagaCGAGTGATACCCCCAGTAACAGGGTCGAGAGATGTATAATCTTTTCTCACACTACGGaaacttttcacattttaagtcgtttaaacacaACCAGATCAGATTTAAACACCACGAGTTTCGCTACCTTTTTCATAGTCCTAAAAATCTATAAGATCAGAAGCTTTTTTACCGTTTGAAAATGAGGCATGAACATTACGAAACACAACACAGGCCACACAAAATAAGCCTCTTGATGACTAATACTTACAGGTGAAGTAAAACAAATGTACCGTTTTATTCGAAAAGATATTATTTACACCTAGAAAAACTATCTGCAAAAAGCAGCCTTTTAATTTTCTGCGAAGATCATTCCCGCAGTTGTGTATATGTGCACCCCCTGACCAAGTTTGCACTGGAATTTCGTAGCAGTCTGAGGTGGAGCCAGTGAAGGCGAGTATTTGTCGGGTGATATCATCAGTTTTACAAAACACAATGGCAATAAATTTGAGAAATCGCTAAGGAAGTCAAAGAAGACAACTGCAAGTGACAAAGAACTTTCACGAGGAAAGCTTACTATTGATAAAATCGTATAACACTGACAGATTTGTTGAAAAGACGCACGTGAAAACGTCGACCAACAGCAACACGTCTTTATTTAATAAATCCGTGTCTGGTTACGTGGTTGTAAACTTTGTAGATTTAGATATGCTAACCCGACACatgaatacataaaaatatcatgATAGTTTAAGAATAAGAATTTGTGTGCGCCGTCATCAAAACGCATCAGGACACACTAGTGAAAAACACGTTTTTACACAAGAAAAGCACGAAAAATTCAAAGAGTATACTTTTGGGTGCAGAAATGGGGTATAAAGGGAAGACATTCAAAGGCTATCCGCAAAATCGCTATAGCAGTGGAACAGTATGGAAGATACAGTACCGTGAATAACATCTGAGGAACCGGAACGCGCCATTGCCTTGACTGAAGTTGGTCTAACTACAAGGGCCATAGCAGCAAGGTTTGAATGATACCACTGTACCATCAAAGGACAGAACAGACAATTGCTACTTCGACACTGGCATGGCGTTTTCTTCTCTGACGAATTCGTCTCAGGAACGCTGACGGCGGTGGTGAACGTTATCTTGATGATTGTGTTGTGCAGACTTGATCGGTGGGACGGCGGAAGCGTGATGGTTTGGGGCGGTATCACTTTTCATCACAAAAGTGATGTATGCACTGGTCGTGTTAATGCAGTTTACTCCAGGGACGCCATTTTAATACGTCACGTGGTCCCCTGTTTCCGCCAACATGGACCAGCTGAATACTTTCCAACAGGACAACGTCACAGCACAAACAGCACGTGCTTCTATGGACTTCCTGTCACAGAATAATATACATGTTACGACATGGCCTGCCTTATCTCCCGATCTAACGTCCATCGAGCACTTGTGGGACTTAACAAGGGACAACGCGGTCTTAAATCGCCAGCGTTAGAGATCTCGTACTTGTCCTACAAGTAGGATACCACAAGCTGTTATTCAGAAACTGTTAGTGCCCATGAGAAGGCGTTGTGTGGCATGCATTGTAAACACTTGTCATTACTCATGCGCAATTTGAATGCAATAAGCCGTCAACACCAAATAATATATTGTTTAGCATCAATTCCACTTTTTACCTCTGcatttttaatgtatttcagtatataagaaataaacaatttatcaCATTCTTGATAGGAATCTCACTGGAAATAAGAATTGCTACATTACTAGAGACATTAAATCGCCGTCTGCAAAAAACTTATATATTACTATGTTCAAAAAAAGCCAGATTTAGGGCTATAAATAGCCGATTTATTTAGTGATCCCTACAAATGGTTGAAGTTGTTTCTGGACTAACAGAGGGCCTTTACTACACACTTTGATCACAACTAGAATGATTATTATCACTATCTGATAAATCAGGGCGTGAACAattaacaatacatgaacatcacTGAAAAGCAGTTTTTGATTAACCAGCTGAGTGAAACACTGAGTTTTACATCGTTGTAGTTCGTCCATGATTTGCTCAATCCCTGGATTGTCTCAGAGTAATTGTTTTGGTTTAACTTCTGCATTACATGTTTTCTATCTGAGCAAAGAAATAACATAAGTTATATGTATGCACAATGTATTTGCGGCATGCCTTTCTTAATATTTGTGACATTGCTCAATTTTGACTCCGTTAATTGCTTCATTCATTCAGACTTCAAAAGTGACAAGAATAGAATCCACAATCACCTGTtgagatacacatacatttgaACTTTGTATTGGTATGTGAGATTTTTGGAGTGAAAGATAGTTATTCATTCTTTAAAACTAATTAAATTGTAAAGTTACTACATTAATGTGATTTTTATCTTGTTCCCCGGTACATACATTAAAATGCATGAATGAACTGCTTGAATGTCCGTGTAGcagataaatgttttatttaagatattttaattctgaccgccgtcgtataaatgaaatattcttgaggacggagtaaaacaccaatcaaataaatagatttatggTAACGGTAATAATATACAATGCATACTGTATTTAGTCAGTTGTGAATGTTTTGATCGCAACAAATTAAATTGTAACAATACTAGGTTGTTTTTTATTCGGTTccccctatacatacatgtacatgcatgattgTCCATGCagcagataaatattttatttaaagtgttttcgtaaaaaaaaattgaaaatattatcGATATTAACATGACATAAATTTATTCACAACTTAACGTTCGATACTAAAAGCACACATCTAAATTATAATTCAGACATCATGCATAAATGTatcaattatttaaaaaaaacagtagtgattgtaaatttacaatttatACATTGTTTCATCATACATCATCATCATACACCTGTTTTATCAAACATCTACATCCCATGGTAATAATATACCAGACTTACTGTCAGTTGTGAACATTTTATTTGGAATAATTTAAATACgattaaaagcaaaaaaaaatttttctgtcCTCAAAATACTGAATGAGGTTCACTTCTTTTTCATGAAATCTGTTACTTTTGAGTTACCTTTGAGTTGCTTTTAGCTGTATAATGTTTGTAAATAGTGCTTTGAATCATTCCTTTAAAATTGACAGTAACCAAATTCTAAGGTGAAGTATTTCTGTAAATTTGCTGTTTCACTTCACACAAACTGATTGTTCTAAAGACGGATCTTGCGGCACCTTAGTGCTGTCTAAAGAAATATGAATACTAATACAGTCTTAATGCATTTTTATGCAAAGAACATCCCTTCAAAGGGTATATCTGCATCTTTTATTTCTtaagattttttgttgttgttgaaaatagTTTTACCCTAAATCACGGAATAACACACCAGTTATTATTAACCAAGAAGTTCTTTTTCGTCtgtataattttttctttgttgaccTATTGCTGCCTGTCACAGAGGTTTGTTGTCTTCTTgaactttcttttttaaaatccaCAATTAGATGTAATAAGTAGTGTTTTCAGACCTCGAACTCAGTGGAGGACAAACAAACGTTTACGTGACAGCGTTACACTCGCTGTCACAGAAGTAATACAGCGTGTGAAACCGTTCGCCAGAAAAGGAATCGCCGAGTTCGTGACTCTGAGTAGAAGGGTTATGGCTTGCcctttagcataaaaataattcCAGTTTGTAAACGTGATTATCATTGGTTAACACTTTATGACGTTGACCATGCAGTTAAAATTGCTTTATGGAATTTAGGGCATTAACTAGGTCCGAATATTACTATAAGAAATGAATGATTCTTAT
This region includes:
- the LOC135464431 gene encoding cephalotocin receptor 2-like, translated to MDVTYSPSDVVWQKDVHWWNGSTWLNNTLKNVTKHKTRDEELAKIEIAVLAIILVLAIFGNTCVLLALSRKRTNVSRMHIFIMHLSIADLLVAIFNVLPQMLNDITFRFQGNDSLCRFVKYMQVVVIYLSTYVLVMTAVDRYRAICFPLSNHSWTARRVHLMVVGAYFIAFTLSTPQLFLFHYGRTVTGEMDCLANFDPFWLVNVYVTWFTAAVYIVPLLILTFAYGSICYTVWLRSRQQKSASHPAKVIHEVQYKSTASTLNSAAEISNRVHRKDVHPRSHSCRGFSRAKIKTIKLTFVVILAYVICWSPFFISQLWWLYDESVAEKQYAVIMMLLASLNSCCNPWIYLAFSGNLLYHIIPCKSLKPQRKSTQFTTQPTGQSKSRKDGDSIEMPILEGRGSLTGQSSRFTRLTSLKWEVNSIESSSPKKSPSPRSSSLKSLVSPHVNRKFQVRELNADREATSGMMISENTAVLPMRNGQKQCLLGETDSLESVHSAAV